The stretch of DNA acagcagcagctgaaatgaaGATGAAATATGAAACCTAATCTTCAGTCACTTTGATTCAAAAACatgtgtagaaaaaaaaacatgcacccCTTTCCCACAAATCCCCAACAGTTGTTTTCTTGTCTCGTGCTTTAACCTATTTATCTTTATTAATGTTATCATATTTATCAtattaatgaattattaatgttattattgtTGGTGATATTTTGCTTTGTCCTATGTTGTCTCCTTCTAATCCCCCACTTCTTTCTGTACATGTGTCATAACTATGTTTGTTATAACCTACTCATCATTAgacaacattattattacatcATTACCActgtactattattattataaatgttatTTCAATTTTTTGTTATTAGCCTTAACAAACAATCAAATAattttttgcaaaaaaaaaaatcaaaccaaaCTATTTAATGGGGTGATACCATTTCTACTACAGCACGcaactaaataaatattaagAGCTCTCCATAATTAACAGCCTGGATGTGATACTAAGACAATTAGGAGATCTCAGATCTCAGATTTACCTGTCAGctataaaaaacacaatgagcCTCACTGTGAGTAACAGTTATGTTATTAGCTTCCATTTCATTTGCATAAACAAGCcaatgtctttgtgtttgcagcgcTGGTACAACACTGCAACAGTCACTAATGAAACTGAAGATAATATTTGTCTGTATAACTATTATGACTTTGAGGTGAATGgacatgttacacacacacaatgacgaCACAGCTAAGCAACACATAAAGGAAACACAGATCCAAAGCTCAAATAACTATTACTCCATCAAGGTAATGGCTCAaaacaattcaatttaattatttctatagcaccaaatcataaaaaaacatcttaagGCACTTTGCATGGTTTAAGACTTCACAGAATTCAAACGAGAACTATGTAAATTAACAaatgtatttgattttttaaattattattattattattattattattattattattattattattattattattattattattattattattattattattattattattattattattattattattattattattattattattattattattattattatgtgggtctattgacattattattaaaacagaCGCTTGCCACTGGCAGTAGAGCAGCCATAAAATAACATAATGAAGAATGTCAAGCAGGAAAGGAGACAGAGCGGCTGTATCCACCTCAGGAGGATTTTCAGAAGCTTCAGTGTCAACTTGTGTGAAGAGGAAGCGAGACCATGAAAACACCACAGCACACGTTACATGGACCCATGGACTcccacttcctgctcttcttATCAGGCTCATTAGCTGATCCTGCTCACCTGGGTCTGGTCACCTGTTCACCACAGGCGGCTCCATCTGCTTTTCATGTCTCACACCAGGGAAACACCTTGTGACCTTGTGCCCCTGAGAACCAAAGGGGCTGCTTCTGTCTGGGAGGAGAGCAAGGTTAGTATGCAGGAAGGCAAACAGATGACTCTAAAAGAGCTGAGCTCGTGTTGAGTGGAGGTTCtggtgtgaagtggaggaggaggcagcagtgacGGGTTTGATGGCGAGTCACACCAGGTTGTGGTCCGAGGACGTAACGCgcaggctgcagagcagagtgggCGTTTATCAGCAGTGGCACCGGGTGAGTTGACCCCCCATGTTTACCAGGATCCTGTTCTCAGACAGCTACATGCCTGTTGTTTGACCTCTCACCTAATGAAAACTTTTAGCCGCCTCCATCACCTGATGCTTACAGACAGTAagtgaggatgaagcaggaagaGTTCATGATGAGGTTGCTctgcatttctgttttttttttaattttgagcTACTGTGGCATTAGCAGGTAGGTGGTATTATATTTTTTCATTGTCAAAGTTAATAGAGGCTCAAACAACTGATagttttgatttaaaaacattGAGATTTGAAATAAGTGTTGATCACATTCATCATGCTTCATGCTGTCAAAtgcttcattttatttcctcccaTCCCCTGAAGTTTATTGTAATTGAGCCATGTCCTCGTAGTTCACACATTCATATTAGCTTCTGTAAGTCTGTATATTTTACCATCTAATGCACTTTTGTCATCTTAACTGTGGAACTCGTGACCTCACACATGGATGAAGCCACCAAACAATGATGTAGCTGCTCAAGCTGAATTTATGGCTGAACAGAGACTAAAGCTTGGTCTGTGGTCTGTGCAAATGGACCCCGACTAAAAGAGGAAACAGGTGATGCgcttaataacacacacacacacacacacacacacacacacacacacacacacacacacacacacacacacacacacgcacacatacacacacacacacacacacacacacacacacacacacacacacacacacacacacacacacacacacacacacacacacacatccttgtacttccatggaagtgagggcctccattgacataatgatgcctccctagccccttaccctaactctaaccatcacaaataaaggcagatttCTGACCTCTGCTCTAATCCAatccaaaactcaattctaacctctgCCCTAAAATCGCATCATCAATCAAATCTTAACTCTCAGGCCTACTAACAGACCTGCAAAGAAGTGAGCACCTACTAAAAACAAGGtagaacagaaaacaggaaaggaAGTTCAAGTTCAAACATATTTAAAATTTGCCCTGCAGGGCAGATGTCTGGTAGCTGAGGTTCGTTTGATTGTTCTCCCGAAAAACTCTCCCCCAGAAAAGAGTGATTCTGAAAtccatgactcaaccttcagactatTTCATCTGTATTGCCTAAAGCTTCAGCGACATTAAaaagtctttttctttttgtctctggATTGTTGACATTGTGAATGTTTAATTTAGCAACTAACTGTGAGTCCAAATCGCAGTTAGACCTTTCATGGCCCAACAACCTTTTAATAATTTGTCTCAACTTCCTGACTTTCCACAAATtgaaagaatagaatagaaaaaatCTAACATCGTGGGAAACATACAATTCAATATGGTTTTATATATACAGctccaaatcacaacaaagttatctcaaggcactttacaagagagagagagagagagagagagagagagacctttTAATAGGAAATAAAACAACCAATAAAAAAGTGCCTGAAAGTTAACCAAGCATCTGTGTTTACCTTGCGATGCGTTGTAAACAGGCCCAAAGATAACACCCTTATCATCCAGGACCTGCTCCATTCCtactgctgcagcagtgagaGTAGAGGCCTCAGTCTTGTACAACTGAGCCAAAGATGCTGCAGGTCCTCCTGAGCCATGCAAAATGGACACTCCCCACTCACCCTTCTATCAAAATGTGCCACATGTCTGTATGTAGCCACGGCCCCATAAATAATCCTGCACTGTACATatattgtacgtagagaagctgcagcatcatctacaagacagtcaacctgttcattaGGATTAACGAGACTATTCTCCgatgtgtagctacaagacgaTGAGgcaaagatgatggaatcatctgcttgaatctggcaacagcgttgatTTATTTCCAGCtcctgcaaggtcaattatggtaaatttaaaaattaatagaaaatggtcagataacagagggttttggggaagaactattaagttatcaatttcaaccccatatgtcatgacaagatcgagggtgtggttaaaacaatgagtgggttcatttacctgctgtgtaaaaccaatagtgtgtattaaggagttaaaagcagtgttgagtcagttgctgtcaacatctacatgaatgttaaagtctcccactacaatgactttatctgtgcttaGAGCTTATTCAGATAATAATTCAGaaaattcagttaagaactctgaatacggagcaggaggatggtaaacgatacaaaacacaactggcttttgagttttagagtctgggtgacaaaggtggaggcagagttagaagtgaggctctcaaatgagttagaacTATGTTGAGGTTTAGGGGGAATTAAGTTAAAAGACCTGTACTGTACTCAACCTGTACTTCTAAAAACATaatagttgatgtgacttattGGAGTCGACTCACTATTAAATActatattcatcctgctgcagccaggtttcagtgagacagaaaagatctatgtgatggtcacttatcaagtcattttaTAACAGTGATTTAAACAagagattttatatttgatcaACCACATTTAATTAACTCACTGTTAGTTTGAGGAAccgttttgatgtttattaagttCTACTGTAAGTCACTCCTGTGATTTGTATAGATTAAGTGGTCGGGGAGcggacacagtctctatgcaataactaagatACAGTAAAACCCAATGcaatgaaaaacaatgaaaagtaAAAGGCCTTTGCAGCTATAATAAAAGGTATAATTACATTTACTGCTACTgttactgctactgctactgtgAGCTCTGTTGTTCTGGAaatactttaaaacaaacaaaaagaacaaacataaCCCCACAATtgaattaattacatttttaagtcaCATTCATAATTTTGAGATATCAAAGATCGCCAGTTTTTAACTCCTTATTGGCCTGGCCTGTACTTTGTTGACATCATTGACACGTGCTGGTCTCACCAGATGCCAGTTACCTGTCTCCACTTGCGTTTGCGCTGCTGACACATGCTGTCACTGACAGACCTCCCTCTGAATGGGATCAGGAGGGAAAGCTCTTTCTTCTGAGTTCATTATGCGGCTTCACCTTCACACACCGGCACAACAGAGTCAGACTTTCGTGAGTCTTTTAACAGATCTGCATAAATTCTCTTTTAAATGATATTCCTTGTGGAAGAAAACACTGCGGCTCAGCAGGCTGCGTAGGCGGCTGCATTCACCCGACATGGAGGCAATTAGTGTCCCTGCAAAGGACAAAGTAAAATGTCAAGTATAAAATAGtcatagtcacacacacacgcgcgcacacacacacacacacacacacacacacacacacacacacacacacacacacacacacacacacacacacacacacacacacagagactctAAATGCAAGGCAGTCCACAGgtattaatgttttttgttttcttttgtcccCACACATGGTGAGAAGAGGATGGTGAGTGAGAACAGATGAGTAGTTGCTCTTGACAATGACATAACTAACACAGGATAACAGAGGGAGTCAGTGGACTGGACTGACAGATAATGAGGCCACTgagtctgtcctgctgctgtgataTTTTCTCCTAGaagccgtgggggggggggggtggcatcAAACTGGATGAGACAGGGGAGGATTCAGACTAGTCTTGAGCAAATCgagggaaaatgaaaaaagaagacagtgaGAGGTGACCAGAACCTGGTCATACAATCTGTTTTGTGGATTATGAACTTCGGTCAAGATAATGAAGGTTAGGTTTGTTGCTGATCAATGAATAAACTGAATGTGAGACTAGAGTGAAAAAATGAAGAGGAAGCAAGTCTCATAAAAGGTCTCAGAAGGGAAAACAGTGTTAGAAAAGTCGAACTAAGGAACTATGAACCCCAACACAGTGGAAGCTACGGAGGAGAAGAGCAGCCTGAGctcagcagagagagaaggaatgCAGAGACAAGTCCACAGAACAATCATGGAGGAAGCAGTGGAAGTATATGAATTATGGTAATGAAAAACTGGTAATAAAAccagaaaatgacaaatgaccACGAGGAATGAGAAAGTATTtacctttctgtgtggactCTGCATGTTCTCAGTCCAGTTTGTATCTTAAACCTTTGTAAAGTCAAAGTAAGGTGTTGCTGCAGCCAGCTCCATGGCTGCTCCACGAGACCTGCTGCCTGACTTCTGCGTGGTTTCAGTGTGCTTCAATCACTAGGCCTGCATAAGCCTGACCCCCACTGTGACGTAGGTGATGCACTAAGCCTGACTCCACCACTGTGACGTAGGTGATGCATGAAGCCTGACTCCCCCACTGTGACGTAGGTGATGCACTAAGCCTGACTCCACCACTGTGACGTAGGTGATGCATGAAGCCTGACTCCCCCACTGTGACGTAGGTGATGCATGAAGCCTGACTCCCCCACTGTGACGTAGGTGATGCACTAAGCCTGACTCCACCACTGTGACGTAGGTGATGCACTAAGCCTGACTCCACCACTGTGACGTAGGTGATGCATGAAGCCTGACTCCCCCACTGTGACGTAGGTGATGCATGAAGCCTGACTCCCCCACTGTGACGTAGGTGATGCACTAAGCCTGACTCCACCACTGTGACGTAGGTGATGCACTAAGCCTGACTCCACCACTGTGACGTAGGTGATGCACTAAGCCTGACTCCACCActgtgacatactgtaggtgatgcACTAAGCCTCACTCCCCCACTGGGACGTAGGTGATGCACCAAGCCTGAATCCCCCACTGTGACGTAGGTGATGCACTAAGCCTGAATCCCCCACTGTGCTGTAAATGATGCATTAAACCTGACTCCCCCACTGTGACGTAGTTCGTAGCTGCGTAGCGTTTCCTGATTCTATTGTAATAAAACATGCAGGGGCACAGACAGAGGACGGTGAGCAGATGAGAGTTGTTGGTAAAATACTAATTTCTGAGctgtcatttaaaaaacaaaggttTATGTATTAAACCAGGGCAATAACGGTGATttctatgtgtgtttgtgtaattataAAGGTTATTGCCACAAAAGTATACATGAGCTATTTGTTTAGAATTTGTCATTACATGTGTGACTTAAGGGCATGTGaaatttgtaaaataataataataattaataataaaataaatgtgttgccTGTATTGGTATTTGTAAAGTATGTTAATTTCTGTGTTTTGATCAGCAGTGTGCGCTGCTCCTCCATGAGGGGAGaccaaaaacaacacacattcaCTTGAATGATTCCTGTGGAATGGAGGTTTTAACATGTGGCTTAAATCAGTTTCTGTGTTCTGACAGACAGATATGAGCTACATAAACCTTTCTGAAGGCCATCCTGACATTCAGTACATGATCACACATCTCATTTCATACTGATTAAATGTATTCCACAATATGGTAATATCAACAACGCCGCTCGGTTAACCCCTAGTGACTAATGCCGTTTGGCCTGTGCCCACTAATCTGCTTCCCTACAGGGAAAATGTTTCTCCCACCAAATGTCATTTTATACCACCTGACCCTACAATAAATCAGcaacttacttacttactttatgAACTTTTGTGTTCACAGTAGTTTTACTGAGGATAGTTTTGTATCTGTCctataacataataataataatgataataatgataataatgataataatgataataataataataataataataataataataataataataataataataataataataataataataataataataataataataataataataattgtctgTGACAGCATTgacagctgtacagtatatgtttacAATCACCTAAATCTCTGCATAAACAGCAAAAAATAGATACATAAATTACATGTATTTCATTACAGCCAGGTTTGTGTTGAAGTCCAGAAAGCCAGAATGAAGTAGCTGATTATATCTGGAAGCAACACAGAAACGTGTTTAATGAATAACATCAGGTTATAGAGGGAGTGACTGGAACTCAAGCAGCAGGGTGTTTTTGCATTCCCATTACAATACTGTCAGGGGCACATACTCAGAGCATTCACTAGATGGCACTCATCCCCAGATGGAAAATGAAGACGTACAGAGCTTTTAGAGCCAACATTATCGCAACATGACCTTAACTAAACCTCCCACCTTTTATCTGCACAGTTCATCACTAGTTATTTCCTCATTGTGATCCTCAATTCTCTGCTTAACAGCAGAATTTCTCTCATTTAACTGTtactaatttaattaaattcagttttatttatatagtgtaAGATTCCAGCAAGTGTTCTGAGAGAAGTCAGTGTGTTAGAGACAATGGATATTCTGTCAAATCTatgaaaaagaaatcaaacatTCACTTATTTCCTGAACATGTTTCTTTCTTGTTTATGATATTAACCACAAAAGGTTGTTTTCATTATCATTTGCGTCTGAGATCTTGTCATTAGTGTTCCACATCCTGCTGGACAAGCTCATGCAGATACACCACATTTGTCAGTTCAGTTGGACTACTGTgttttgagctgctgcagctgagcagaaATTAAACTgatgttgtaaataaatacacaaatggAAATGCTGACCCCTGGGGCCCAGCGGGACAAGTTCTACAAGGAAACCGAtgaagtacagtaaacacatcagGATAATGTTGTTAGTGTTATTTCCCTGGAGCCTCTGCTCCTCACTGTAGAACAGAAATTAACACGTGACTTCTTTCATTTCATGGCTCCAAATGACAGTGATTGTTGTTGGTTATGGTTTCTGTTCGTTAAAACATGTTATTCTATATGTTTTGCTACGTCAAAAAagagctttgtgtttttctgctacTGTACGTTAAATCAGTTTCTGAGTTAATGCTTCTATAGAATTAATCACGTTACATTTACTCATGCCCACAACAAGGAGAGGAGCTCTAAGGTGGAATGCAGTATGAGGGTTCAGAATTAACACTATGTGCCAGATAGAAATtacttttcacttttttaaGGAGCCAATAAACAGGATGTCACTGATAAAGATTAACACAGTGTAATGACAGAAGTGAACCCTGTGAGAGGCAATTTGTGCACTGTGGGCCTCAGAGCAGAGTTGGAATGGGAAGAAAGCTTTGGGCCTCATAGATCAAAGGGGAACAATGGGATGGTTTATGATGGAGTGACAAACATGACTGTGTCTCATCAGAATTGAGTCTTCTGTCAGAGGAAACTATGGAACAGAATTGATCTTTTATGACCAAGCTATTGATCCTCCATCAGAACATGTTTGTGGCTGCTGGTGACAAACAAAATATTATAATATCTGATTTTAACTAGTACTTTAAAGCACCCAGCTTCTCATTTAAATTGGACCTCTTCTTCGCATTTAATTAGAACTATGAATGTAACTATTGTTACAGCTACCGAGGGAAATATTTAATAGTTACAGTTAATCACAGATTCTCTTCAACTGTGCTACATCAGATTTCCTGTCTTTTTAGGTTATATGAGTATTCAGTTGCTTTACACCTTCTGTGATGTGAAAGGTTTGACAGTGATAGTCAGTGATAGAGAGCCAGACATCACTTAATCACCATAGTGAGATTTAAATTAATGTTGTTCAGACTCACTGTCATTAAAATTGCTGTAATTGTAAAACAGCCACGAACTGAGAACACAAATGAACATGAATTCAGAAAATAAGAATTcagccacacagacagaaaaaacacagcaaccagCCGGCAACAATCAATTAACCATTATTTCTGGTATCATCTCCTTGCATTATCACTACAaactttcatttttatattctgtttaaAATCATACAAGGAATATGTTTTAAGCTAAGATTTATTTTGGTATTGACTGCATTACTTAATGATTCAGATGCAGTGGATGATAAATGAACTACTGCCTCTGTGCTCTGCTTCTAAGTGTCCAGTAGAGGCCCAGCAGCATCGTTCCAGCCCCAACACCTGCGATGCTTAAGCTTATGAGCACCTGCACAGACAACAAATGCAAAGCTGATGAGAAATGCTTTGATGCTGTCATAAAATCATGTTAGTGATATCATTACACAACAGTAGACCACACGAGCCAAAGCCAAACCATGGACAGAAGAGCCGTTCTTTGCACAGACTGTTCAAACCCAGTCTGGTTCCCCTGGCTTCTATTCGACTCCCACTGAGCCAGAGCACCTTCATAGTCCAGATTAACAACCGCAGCAGGTAAAACCCGGATCCCCCAGTAGATGCTCTTCACCCTGTGATAGGTGGCGTCCTGTACTTCACAGCAGTAAGTTCCTAACGGGAGACAAGTTCATGAATTAGTGATTTCTTCTGTAACACAGTTGTTTCCTTTTACCTCCTTTTTTAGCTAAACAGCTACGTTAGCGTCTCCCATATTGACCCGTGTTTACCTGAGTTCTCCTCCTGGATGGGGTCCATAACAACTCGGTCCAGCAGAGGGGCCTCCCAGCGGGCAAACAAGGACTGATCAGAGGTGATCATTCCACGGCTGTAACGCCACAACACTCTAGTAAACCAATAAATGAATAGAACTATCTATCACAGTATCTTTAACACTTATAtatacaaattaaaaacatgttcagTTAAGAGTCATGTTCACTCTGGCTGAACTGTCAAGTCTCTCTTGTTCATTAGAGATGGTTTAGAGATGGGTTAGGTGCTTAGGATCCTTGATGTGCTGCTGCCATAGTTTATACACATAATCATCAAACATATTCTCTCCACCTCATTCTGCAAGTGCCATGAAAGATTTTATCGTAAATGATAATCAGTGAGTCTGTTCCCTGACTTTTTAATGTAGTTATTATTGTTGCTTTTTACTCCTTTTGGTTTCTTTGTTCATCCAGAATTTCTTCGGCATTTTCTCATATTACCTCCAGGAGAACCTCCCCATTGCCTTCATGACTTCTTCCAGACAGTCAATCTCCACCTTCTGTCCTGCTGTCACAGTCATCGTCCTGAGTCCACACTGCCACGTTTCCTGGCAGGTCACCTTACGAACGTAACACCTGTCCGTCACCTGTGATTCCAGCGTTCAATATGaagatgattatgattattgttGGTCTACAGTTATTTAGAAGCTACAATTGTGACTAAGTGTGCTTTAATACTATTTGACGTAATGTGATACCTCTGTTACATTTTTACTTTCCACATCTTCTTCCATTACTGTTTTGCTGTCAAGTAAACACAGAGTTTGTGTTTTCACCCCCAGCCCACAGGTCACACTGCAGGAAGAGCTGTGAACAATGACTTCCATTGGCGCTACATCCATTTTGTCCAGACCAGATGAGAACAGTGAatgcagaagaaaaaacagGAGTAGGTGAGGTCTGACAGGTACGTGGTGCATTTCAGGGTTTGATGGGAAAGCTGCAAAAAATGTTTAGTTGTCATTAACTATTAACAGTTAATTACAAAAAGTTAATTAAGCCAAAGGAGATTTGTTTGGTGAGTAGTTGATAACTCTTAATGTTGTTATTGAAGTTAATGGTTTGTAGTTTGAGTTTGAGGCAGTTggaaaagtaaacaaaaataaaaaaaactagaaaTTTGACACGATATAGGAAATTATTAAGCTGTTTCTGTCCCACTCACATTATAGTAGTCAGTGTACAGTAATAACTGCGTCTTTTAAGCTGAAGTTGCTCTAGAAAGCAAATAGAAAATGAAAGTGGACTCACCAACtgtaaaagtgaaaatgaataaGGACTTTAGGGTTACACTGTAAGAGAATGGTTTCAAACTGTTGCTAATTGTGTTTGGTTGATCATATTTTGAAGTAAATGTGCTATGACAACCAGAATTCCAAATTGTATTTAAAGTCCCTTTTCTTGCCATATTATAATAGCCTAATAAGCTTAATAAGTCTTAAattcttatatttatttatatataaccTTTCAAGTTTCGGAAACGTTCAGTTTTATTGACTTCCGGTTTTTAATGCACTACAGTCTTATAACGTCCGGTTTTTGACAGACTGCGCTCTACCATGTCTGCAGCCAGGTCCTTTAGTGTATGCCAAAGATGCTGCTCGGTCCTCGACCCTCAGTGAGCAATAAGCGTCAATGAAACGTCAAAATAGAGATAAACGACGTTTTGGTCGATCGAGAACCGATCTCTACGGAGATTTGATAATAACATATATTGGACAGCGTGCCGTCTGAACTTCCGTATTTGCATGCGTCTTAAACGTGACTGAAGGTGCCCACGTGATTTCCCCCAACCAATGACAACCGTGAATAGAATACACGTCATTGCTCACGTTTGACAGGACTGTTGTTGCATTCTGCTACAGTAGGGAAATAGACATCTACATACAATATAAATGACGGGCATGTGGGCTCATTCAGTTAAAATTTATTCCAACGATATCCTGATTCTGCTTTCATAATTAGCTAAATGCACACAAAAGATTTTTgtatttaagtaaaataaaatagccCTAAAACAGCGCACACATTAATTGCTtagataaaataatatatataatataataatattttaatattatataataatattattatataagtaCATATATGTGTTTTGTAAATGCAGCGACATTAAGTACAATTTATATTAAATACATCGGAGGCCACTTTTTCCCGTTGAGTCTGAATGCAACAGGATAGAGGTCTAAGAACTGGAGCATGCGCAGTGAGCCCGTCTCTTATGAAACAAAACAGTACAGCAGCCTAAAGCAAGTGCAGAGGCGCAGGACGGCTTCTCAGACTGGGTTTACGTTCACCTACTGGAGAAACTGCACTACCCCGTACACCATAACAGAGGAAAGAAATGATTCTTTCTTTGGGCTTGAGATAAATATTACCTTCAGGGAGCCAGTACAAGGTAAGACGTGGCTTTGTAGCAGAGGTACAGAGTTAGTTTAGCGGGTTTACTTTTATAAACAGCGCCATCAGTTACATAAGCATCGCTCTGGTGACCCCGTTTTGATCCACAACGGTTGTTTCCTGGACAGACAATTCAACCTGGAGTTAGATATATTTTGGAGACCTCTTAGGACAGATATATTCCATTATGACATTAGCTAACTACTGTTACTTGGTATTTGTTGCTTGAGTTCATGTGAGGTGGATGTTGGTATCAGCTCCCATTCACAATAGACGATGTGACCTAATTTTCATTTGGACACCGTCACACTTGGAAATGATTAAAACaccatttaaatattatttattttcaaatgtaCATATGAATTAAAGGGGGTTAAAGCCATAACTAAGTGGGTTTTTGTACAATAGCTGTCTGCAAGATGAGTGTAATATGTGGGCAGTGTAGTCTATTTAAAGCTACGTGCCAATGTTCCTTGCTTTtttgaaaaaatatttaattgtgGCATTATCTGTAGAAATACTCTGTGGAATTAAAATTATGCTTTGAAAATGTTTAACAAATTTAGATCAATGAATATAATACTGACTTGATTAGTGTGGAGGATATTTCCTGGGTATCTAACTAGAATTGTTGCTTTGACGATAAAACAAGAATTCGGCTGAGTGCATGTTGCTATTGTGCCAAAAAATTTCAATGTGTATTTTAAGTGCCAAGTCACATTCCATAAAAAGATGACGTGTTATAGAAAAATACCTTAAATATATACAGCATTTCATCAGCTCTTCTAGGTCTGCTGCTTTTGTGATGTTTATCAAGAAATAATTTCTACACTGACAACATATAATTTCTTGTACTTCGTTTCATTATACTAATGCTGAAATCTTTTACATATATCTTATTCATGTTAATCTCAATGGGGCCCAAGATAGACTTAACCTTTATTCTCAAGTTTCTAAGGCTTAGCCAAGGCAAAGCGTTTATAGTACTAGTTAGTAGGTAGCTTTCTAATCACATTCATCACTGTTTTGCTAGGAGAGATTTATTTGTAACATATACACTCATTGGCCGATTTCTTCTGTACATCCGTAGATTCTGTGACATTAACAGAACTTTTAACTTTTACAATAACAATTCCTCAGTTTTAAATTGAAGCTATCACAAAGGCAAAAggtctactgtatgtttcttaCGGAGGTCACATTGGTCACTGGAGACTTATCAGTTAATATATTACGAGTTTCTAATGTTTTCAAATAGTGCTCAAATCTACTACAACTGTTGACACATTCATCTA from Betta splendens chromosome 7, fBetSpl5.4, whole genome shotgun sequence encodes:
- the tmem81 gene encoding transmembrane protein 81 isoform X1, whose amino-acid sequence is MHHVPVRPHLLLFFLLHSLFSSGLDKMDVAPMEVIVHSSSCSVTCGLGVKTQTLCLLDSKTVMEEDVESKNVTEVTDRCYVRKVTCQETWQCGLRTMTVTAGQKVEIDCLEEVMKAMGRFSWRVLWRYSRGMITSDQSLFARWEAPLLDRVVMDPIQEENSGTYCCEVQDATYHRVKSIYWGIRVLPAAVVNLDYEGALAQWESNRSQGNQTGFEQSVQRTALLSMVLISLSIAGVGAGTMLLGLYWTLRSRAQRQ
- the tmem81 gene encoding transmembrane protein 81 isoform X2, translated to MHHVPVRPHLLLFFLLHSLFSSGLDKMDVAPMEVIVHSSSCSVTCGLGVKTQTLCLLDSKTVMEEDVESKNVTEVTDRCYVRKVTCQETWQCGLRTMTVTAGQKVEIDCLEEVMKAMGRFSWSRGMITSDQSLFARWEAPLLDRVVMDPIQEENSGTYCCEVQDATYHRVKSIYWGIRVLPAAVVNLDYEGALAQWESNRSQGNQTGFEQSVQRTALLSMVLISLSIAGVGAGTMLLGLYWTLRSRAQRQ